From the Argentina anserina chromosome 3, drPotAnse1.1, whole genome shotgun sequence genome, the window GATCAAGATTTCCCAACTTTCTCTATGTACATTTTGGCAGGGAGTCAATGTTGAGCACATGGATCACTCTTTAGCCACCCTACCCTGCAACCAAAGGACACTATTTTTGCAGCTTAGACACAAGAGCAAGTTGGTCCTATACTCCTATACCTACTTCTACAATGTCAATAATTCAAAGCTTGGAGTGTAGACAATAAGAGGACAACAAAGATTGAAAGAGACAATGGATTTGGTACAGAGAAAAAGAGGGAACACTAAACTCTTAAAGCTTGTAATATTGAGGAAATGATAATTGAAATAGGTTGTAGTGATTCTTCTTCTATGCAAGTGTGTGGTGTGTATCAGCAGATATTTTACTAATGGACAAGTGtttatactgttatgaatcaAAGAGATTCCCATGCACCAGAAATGGCACGGTAAAGCAACCAGTAAGAGATAATGGTGAAGAACTTGAAGTGACAAGAGCTTATTCCCGACCGATAGAAAGAGTTGTCATCTTGCTAATAACCACGGCCCCTATCCAGTACGAGCAACAAAAGCCGGAGACTGATAATAAAAGTTAAGAGAAGGGGAAAATGCAGGTCAAGGGGTTGAAACTACAGTGTGTTCTTTACCATATAACATGTATAGGCAGTATAGCATGACTAACTACTTTTGCTTTGATCAGTAAACTAGAAGCTGTAGTGACTCCAGCACCAGATACAAAGCAATCTAGAAAACGAACGGTAAATCCAGCTACATGCTCAACTGCCTTAAACTCATTTCAAAGGACCTACAAAAGACCAAAAGACTGTTGTCTCGTAACAAATCTATTTCAGTCCTGCCGACTAACATTAGTTTCCAATGTTTAATATCATTGGTGATGTAGATCAAGTACATAAACCAATATTAACAAGATAGCATACAGGCATTATTGAATAACAGTGGTCAGACATCTATAATAGATTGGAGAGACAATATTAGACTCCAAACTCCAAAGTAGACGGGCAAATGGTGAATCATTGAATCAAGCAATAGATGCATACAAGAATTTTAATATAAAGCCATTGGCAAGCCCCCCTCTATATGCAGTACATGGTCCTGAATACATTAGAAATTGGTGTCCTGAGATACTtcacctcttcttcttcttgtcttgtTTACCCAGCTTTGGTCGCCTTTGCTTAACCATATGCAAGTAAACTTTTAAACAGAGGAAAGGGTAGCAGAAGAGCACAACCTGGATCAGAAGAATTTGCAATGAATACTTAGAGGGATACTAAAAGCTGAAACCAAGGGTCATTCTTAATAACAGACTGAAGGGAAGATATCATGGAAAATCATTCATTCATCTGCCTGGAATATCATAATCAAATTGAAGGGAAGATATCATGGAAAATTTAGAtaacattatataaaaaaCAGTAAAAATATTCTTAAGAACAATCTTAAACTGCAATTAGCATAATCAGGAAAAGTCTGATATATTTGAAGCTCTTGAGAGTACGAGATTTTAGCTGTCAAAGGGAAATGAGAGATCTAATATGACTGGGGTTTCAGCTTCATGGGAAATTTTGATGTGTAAAAGGATTTAATAGTGACTGAAGCTGATTGTGAATTTAAGTAGTTGGGTATggaaataaattataattaagatACTTCACTTCCAACCTAAAAACACAATGCTTTAGATTGGGGATGTCAACCTAAGCTTGTCATGTCTTCCCTTGCAATTGTTTTTCTGAAGGCCAAATAAAGAGAACATATTACAACCACATCCCTTTGGAGCAGAAAAATTCGCAAATTATAAACCCCATCACAATGTTATTAACTTCAGAGTTAAAATCAAGTTAAACTAAAGTTGAGGTGCAATAAAACTATTTTCACGGTAAAAACTTCAGAAGTCAAGAGCATACCATCAGAAAACTATAATAGCCAAAGGAGTACTTCTTTATAAATGGAAGTGCATGGTACATGATTCAGGCTGCATAACAATCACTGATCATTTAGTAAATCAAGTTAAAGGAGGACCTTGTCACCTTGGGTATCTCCAGAGCATAAATATAAACATCAtattcttctaaaaaaaaatgaaaatgaaaccaAGACTCTAGTTAGTGTATGAACTTACTTTCACCACCCATCCCAGGAGCATACAATACAAGGAATGCAGAGTACCTAGAGAAGTATAGAATTATAATTGCAAATAGAATCATATTCTGTGTTGTAATGTTTCAGTGTGCAAAATTTGATCTTTGATGGTTAGGAATATGACCTGAGATAGGTCAGCCAAGTTGGACAACTCCCAATACAATTCAAAGCGTAGGTTGGATATTGAATAATCTGCATTAATAATCATAATCGAATTTTATCAGACTTGCATTGTTTACTGAATTCAGTTTTATGTTGAAGGTTAAAATTAAATCACCTCATTTATGCTCCATGCAACAAAAATTATCAGGACTGCTGGAAACTCTTGGACCTGAAAAAAGAGATCAAAAGAATGGACATCAATGAACTTGGGTACATTAAAAGGGCCCACATAGAAGTATATGAGATGAATTAAGCTTTTCTAAATACTTCAAAATTTAGGATAGTCTTGCTCATTTGAACTTAAAGTTGGCTAAAGGATGCCTTAGGTTGAGAAAGTTTTGCCAGATTCAATctagtttcttttttattctatTTTTACTCGAGTGAGATGCAAGGAGTTAGTTAGATACGTTGTACTATCATGTTTTTCCTctgcttaatttttttttcatttgtaaCCCTAATTTTATATGACAGATTCAGGGTTTGTGTAggcttgtagcaaatttctgtACAAGAGAAGAGTTTGATGAGGTTGGAAGCATTTTTGGAGTTATTTATTAGAAACAATGGGAGAAAAGAGATAGAAGACcctatatctttttttttattggttaCAACACCCTATATCTTTTTTTACTGAAGTACTTCCCAGTACTTTCATtataaaattttcaatatCAGTGCATCTGATTGTAATTAGAAATTAGGTTCAACTGTAAAGTATTGGTTTTGAGTGCGGAGGAATTGAAGATTAGGAGTTTGAGATTTAATTAGTCCTACTTTTGAGACGCTATGAGGGTATTATTGAACAAAACACagcaagaaaaccaaaaacagaataaCAGCTTAGCAGCTAAACTATATGAGAGCTAATTGGTACTTCCAAAGTACACATATTATCTCCAAATTTGCTTATTGCTGAGAACTGAGCCAATATAGGCAAATATGCTGTAATGGGTTAGTAAATTGTATGTCTataatctatatatacatttcaGTCCATCTCTTTTAGACACTAATCTACCTCACTCAAAAGCTCGTATCTCAGTACTCAAAACCATGGGAGTATCTAGAGCATAGGGTCATCCCCCACCGAACTTTGCGGgctacaaaaacaaaatctatGTATTAATGTGTatgcaactttttttttttttgtgtgtaacGCCCATGATCTTGTATATCCCACCCAAACTTCAACTTCTTTACACTTCCATACATATGCAGCTCAGTCTAAGGTCGAAGCATACTCTCTTTTTCTCATACTCTTCTGTCTCTTgtagtcttcttcttccaaaAACTCAAGAAGTTCTCCATTTCAGGATTCCAAACTCAAATATACAGCTTTTCTAGTCTTCTTTTTCCTCTCCTAGAATTGTAAGTCAACTTCCGGACCTATATGGTGATGATTGTCTCATTAACATGCGCCTACTTAGTTCCTACACTCAGCGTGATTCAAATGAAATTGTGCGTGTTATTATTGTACTTAAAATCaaacaaagagaagaagatgaacctCATGGGTTTGACGCATTACAAACATACAGTTTGTCCTCCCAGCCCATTGCATTAAAGGAATCAACACTCCGCTCGGCACCAGACCTCAAAATTCATacgaataagaaagaaaagtcaTAATCTTTACATCAATGACAATCAAAAGTCATAATCTTTAATGCACAAACTATCAAGCACACGAAAAATTCCGCCTCAGAAACCTTACCAACGGCTCCGTGTACAACTTCCAAGAACGCAGCCATCTGGCTGGCACAAATCTGCAGTAAAAAATGTAGGCCCAATATTAGATATCAACCAATTTCTTGTTGCAAAAGATCAGTAGAAAACATTGACAGATGAGCCATCCAGCAGAAGCATAGGCACCATTGAGAGTCTTGGTGGCCAGCACACTGCTCAAGCTTAGATAGAGACCGACTGCCCTGCAAAGGAAAGGTTCGTTTCAGCAAAACATAGGCATTCAATCTAAGAGGGTTTGAGTGGAGTTACCATGCAATGGACTGAGCAGAGTTGTAGGCCAACAGATAGAGGTTGGATGGAGAAGGCATTCTGAGGGTCAGCGTTCAACTGTCGGACCAATTAATCAAGGCAGTTAACTACTAACTACTAATGAAATATGATATTTTGGCCAATTAGGACCGGAAGGAGTCAACAACTATAGAAGTATTGGGGCAAACGGGTTAGCTGATAAGTGAAAAAATGCCACATTATCCGTTATCCTTAATAGATCTGCGGCAAGGTCTGGGTCGGACTTCAATCGGCGACACCTAGGCTTGAAATAATGAAGTCCGGACTTGCAGTGAAAAGCCCACTAGTGATGGTCTGAGGCAGAGGTGCTGGGGGAATGAGCAATCAGATCTGAAGGGTGGGCTTTGGATGTTGACGGCCGGTTCGGTGTGAGAAGACATGGAAGACTCGAAAGAAGAAGGGTCGCCCTCGTGACAACCAGAACTGCAAACCTGCAGGCGGTGGTGCACCCCGACCGCACGCTTTTGGAGTCACGCCTCAGCATCAATGACCTCGAGCTCTATGGCAGCAATTGAACTGATGGTGGAAACCGATATCGAGCCTAAGGCCGCACTAGAGCAGTCTCCTAGCTTTTGTAGGAAAAATTAACAATTCCGTATCACCGTGGACATGTATTACGTTAGGTCAGTACGCCTcgtattgatttttttatggTTTTTCCAATGTGGTGTACGAGTTATTGCTTTATAGTTTTGATAAATTCTTCTCGAAACATTAGTTGCTTTAGTTTGTAGATTACTTTTTAGAATTATTCTGGCTTCCATAGTTTGGTTCCTTTGAAGTAGAGGAGTCTTCAGACTCTTCATAAATTGACTGGAATGACCATTGATTTTTTTGGGGAACTTGCCCAATGGAATATAGTGTTCCAtttggaaaaaagaaaaggaaactaCAGCATACATAATTTACACTGTATGTCAAacactaaaattaaatatagtATATGTATTTTCTCGAAAAGTATTTAGTGCCCATTTCGGTCAACATTCCATGCCCATGACGTGTGCGTGTGGGATGAACCAAATCCTCATTGAATCTTATCAGTGTTCACTTAGTTATcagtaaaaataaaagtaaattcCTTCTATGGTACCTGAAGTATGGTCAATTAGACATTTTGGTACTTGTGTTGACTAATAGGaggataaaataaatatttaaatatattatttaaaaaatacaataaaaatataagttttatgTGTTCATTATTCTCAAATATTAATCGTTTTATGCGTTTAATTTAATACTTTTGAATTATGTTGATAACATAAATCAATTTTAtgtttatgaaattcaatcgTCTCTCAAAACTATTCCGCGAGactatatttaattaattaaaagtaTTTTCGTGGATATTAAAATCACAAACTCTATATTTCCTAAACAAATCTAATTGTTCACCTTCAATTAAaggttaaaattaatttatatttattttttcagaAACGATATAAAAATGATAATACCAACGTGATAGAAATTAGTCTTGAACCCATAAAATtctatttgtatttttattttgataaataatatGTAAATGTCAATTTTACCCTCTATATTTAATAAAAAGGTTAACATAAGTACCAAAGTGTCACATAAAATCTAACTTcaagtaccaaattgtcctcTTTGAAACATTGGATACCAAAGTGTCCGAGTGGTCATACCTCATGTACTATAGAAGGAATTTACCCTAAAAATATTTGTCTGATTCGAGCCATTATGTATTAGAAATAGGGAGATTTCAACAAATAGTGTCTCAATTATTagtcattctaacttttaatacatcacatttgaaaactatcgcattggTACCTCATGTTTCTATTTCAGGCTAATTTTAGTTCCTTCCGTTAATTAATACCTTTAGTGACTTTATTTCTCACCAATTTTTGTGGGCATTTTTGTCACTTCAATTTCCTCcgatttcattttttattttcctccaatttcaacttctattttttttaaagttgattaattcatatcatttcattataaaattaattagCACCATTCATCTAACTTcaagtaccaaattgtcctcTTTGAAACATTAGATACCAAAGTGTCCGAGTGGTCATACCTCATTTACTATAGAAGGAATTTACCCTAAAAATATCTACTAGGACCTACCCCTCTTTCCTTGTCTGATTTGAACCATTATGTATTAAATATAGGGAGATTTCAACAAACAGTGTCTCAATTATTagtcattctaacttttaataCCTCACATTTGAAAAATATCGCATTTGTACCTCATGTTTCTATTTCAGGctaattttagttcattccGTCAATTAATACCGTTAGTGACTTTATTTCTCACCAATTTTTATGGGCATTTTCGTCACTTCAATTCCCTCcgatttcattttttatttccttccaatttcaacttctattttttttaaagttgattaattcatatcatttcattataaaattaatgaGCACCATTTATTTACCACAGCTATTATAAGCAAGCTAAAGTTtgcaattacaaaataaaccagcatatatttcatattgtaTATGTTCATTAACTAACAACCATATTGTTATAATAATATTCTTAAAAACTCTATATAAGCATTTAaatatttcaaaagaaaaataaaatgccTATATAACAATTGGTTTGAATGGTAGAAAATGTTGGCTATAAACTAAGTGAAATCAGTAGAAATAAAGTGACGAAAATGTCCTTAAAATTGGTGGGAAATAAAGCCAATAACGGTGTTAATTGCGGAAAGAACTAAAATTAGCCTGAAATAGAAACTTGAGGTACCAATGCGATAATTTTCAAATGTGAGGTACTAAAAATTAGAATGACCAATAATTGAAGTATTGTTTGTTGAATTCTCCCTTAGAAATAATAAAGAAGAAGGAGTGTCAATTCCACGAGCCTCTTATCCATTCTCATTCGGTAAGAACGGGTTACGTTTTAGTGCccgaaaaaaatgaaatattttttatttgttttaaatattACAGAGCTGCTCCTTTTGTTCCTGTATAAGGAGCAAGGTACTGTAATGTAGCCCCTTCATTAGCAGATTCATTTTTATGGTTTCCCTCGATATGATGTTTCACGATATATATTGTAGTGGAATTTGTACACTTGACgatatgaatcatttgaaaaataaacGCATTCGGTTTGTCAAATTATATTGAAGCGCATAATtagttgaagaaaaaaagCTTTTTGGATTGGATGGGAATGAAtgcgaaaaagaaaaatatatgaactaagtaaaactaaaaaaagTCCATTGCtttgaattcaaatttgaTCTCTTTTCCATACTTAATAAAGAGCCTTGAATACTAG encodes:
- the LOC126786050 gene encoding LOW QUALITY PROTEIN: uncharacterized protein LOC126786050 (The sequence of the model RefSeq protein was modified relative to this genomic sequence to represent the inferred CDS: deleted 1 base in 1 codon; substituted 1 base at 1 genomic stop codon) translates to MPSPSNLYLLAYNSAQSIAWAVGLYLSLSSVLATKTLNGAYASAGWLIYLCQQMAAFLEVVHGAVGLVPSGVLIPLMQWAGRTNCMFVMRQTHEVQEFPAVLIIFVAWSINEIIQYPTYALNCIGSCPTWLTYLRYSAFLVLYAPGMGGETXIMYHALPFIKKYSFGYYSFLMVVLFCYPFLCLKVYLHMVKQRRPKLGKQDKKKKR